Proteins from a genomic interval of Quercus lobata isolate SW786 chromosome 11, ValleyOak3.0 Primary Assembly, whole genome shotgun sequence:
- the LOC115966474 gene encoding uncharacterized protein LOC115966474, with protein MTLWKPSGRLDCVDLEKDFFLVRFSLKADYENVLRDGPWFVGGHYLSIRNWEPNFKPSTTCVSSVAVWVRLPKLPIEYYEPSVLRDIGEAIGPVLRIDAHTATKSKGRFARICIQINFDKPLIKLIKIGGIEQPVQYEGLNSLCFSCERAGHKLESCPYTTRTPAKEVEREVEGDNSTTNEQSALHEETYGP; from the coding sequence ATGACTTTGTGGAAGCCTAGTGGCAGGTTGGACTGCGTGGATTTAGAAAAGGACTTCTTTCTAGTTCGGTTTTCATTAAAAGCTGATTATGAAAATGTGCTAAGGGATGGTCCTTGGTTCGTGGGAGGGCACTACTTGTCCATTAGAAACTGGGAGCCAAACTTCAAGCCATCGACGACCTGTGTCTCATCCGTCGCGGTTTGGGTTCGATTGCCGAAGCTCCCCATTGAGTATTATGAACCATCGGTCTTACGAGACATTGGCGAAGCCATTGGTCCAGTGTTAAGGATTGATGCGCATACAGCTACAAAGTCTAAGGGGCGTTTTGCAAGGATATGCATTCAGATCAACTTTGATAAGCCCCTTATCAAACTCATTAAAATCGGTGGCATTGAGCAACCGGTTCAATATGAGGGACTCAACTCCCTGTGTTTTTCCTGTGAACGTGCTGGTCATAAACTTGAATCCTGTCCATACACAACTAGGACACCGGCGAAGGAGGTTGAACGTGAAGTTGAAGGTGACAACTCAACCACTAATGAACAGAGTGCCCTTCATGAGGAGACTTACGGGCCGTAG